A single genomic interval of bacterium harbors:
- a CDS encoding A/G-specific adenine glycosylase, with the protein MEIIAFQQHVKAFYAKAKREFVWRYVADPYLVVVSEFMLQQTQTARVVEKYNLFIKVLPTFQALAACSNHQLFQLWHGLGYNRRALYLKQFAQWVVEDHNGKLPADPALLQTQKGLGHATASSICAFAFNMPTVFIETNIRTVFLHHFFSQQAEVTDKQIVPLVQQAVDQTAPRSWYYALMDYGVFLKKQLPNPSRASAHHAKQSKFEGSDRQVRGQIVKFLVEVHRVHKSTLEQQLKQLFPNKTDKKIAGILSKMVAEQLIKMADDSFYL; encoded by the coding sequence ATGGAAATTATCGCATTTCAACAGCATGTCAAAGCTTTTTACGCGAAAGCAAAGCGAGAATTTGTATGGCGCTATGTTGCCGATCCGTATCTGGTTGTTGTGTCAGAATTTATGCTACAGCAGACACAGACAGCACGAGTAGTTGAAAAATATAATCTGTTTATAAAAGTATTGCCGACCTTTCAAGCGCTTGCCGCATGTTCAAATCATCAACTATTTCAACTGTGGCATGGACTTGGTTATAACAGGCGCGCGCTGTACCTCAAACAGTTTGCACAATGGGTAGTCGAAGATCATAATGGCAAGTTGCCTGCCGATCCTGCACTGTTGCAAACTCAAAAAGGCCTTGGGCATGCGACGGCAAGCTCGATCTGTGCCTTTGCATTTAACATGCCAACAGTATTTATTGAAACGAATATTAGAACCGTTTTTTTGCACCATTTTTTCAGTCAACAGGCCGAAGTTACTGACAAGCAGATTGTGCCACTTGTCCAACAAGCAGTAGATCAAACTGCTCCCAGGTCGTGGTATTATGCTTTGATGGATTATGGGGTATTTTTAAAAAAGCAGCTACCCAATCCATCACGCGCAAGTGCACATCATGCAAAACAGTCAAAATTTGAAGGTTCCGACAGGCAGGTCCGAGGCCAGATCGTTAAATTTTTGGTAGAAGTTCATCGCGTACATAAAAGCACGCTTGAACAACAGTTAAAACAGCTTTTTCCAAATAAGACCGACAAAAAAATAGCTGGAATTTTAAGCAAAATGGTCGCAGAGCAGTTAATTAAAATGGCTGACGATAGTTTTTATTTATAA
- the tmk gene encoding dTMP kinase yields MKKANKGILISVEGIDGAGKSTLIKLLHQRMVTERLDVLLTKEPGSSMLGKYLRQLLHAQQMPICTKAEYLLFAADRAQHMNDFVLPELARGSIILSDRMADSSLAYQGYARGLDIEFIQYVNRWTMDHCEPDLIIFVDTPVWLAVERINKRGNANTFEKEATFLEKVRNGFLEIFASKNNVITVDGTLNPDALLENTYKMVSEFLTSRWGQGILL; encoded by the coding sequence ATGAAGAAGGCAAATAAAGGTATTTTAATAAGTGTTGAAGGTATTGATGGTGCTGGTAAAAGCACATTAATTAAACTTTTGCATCAAAGAATGGTTACTGAAAGGCTTGATGTACTCTTAACAAAAGAGCCTGGCAGCAGCATGTTGGGTAAGTATTTACGTCAACTTTTACACGCACAACAGATGCCGATCTGCACAAAAGCTGAATACCTCCTATTTGCTGCGGATCGTGCGCAACATATGAATGATTTTGTACTGCCGGAACTTGCAAGAGGATCTATCATTCTTTCTGATCGAATGGCTGACTCTTCTTTGGCGTATCAAGGCTATGCACGTGGTCTTGATATTGAGTTCATTCAATATGTGAATCGGTGGACGATGGATCACTGTGAACCTGACCTTATTATTTTTGTTGATACCCCTGTTTGGCTGGCTGTTGAACGAATTAACAAGCGTGGCAATGCAAACACGTTTGAGAAAGAAGCTACATTTTTAGAAAAAGTCAGAAACGGTTTTTTGGAAATTTTTGCCTCAAAAAATAATGTCATAACCGTTGATGGTACACTCAATCCGGACGCGCTGCTTGAAAATACCTATAAAATGGTTTCAGAATTTTTAACCTCACGCTGGGGACAGGGTATTTTACTATGA
- a CDS encoding ferredoxin has protein sequence MKKVIIEPGCISCGSCEFICPAVFEVTDKSYIKEAIDTDTWSEKIKEAARKCPVQVIKYEK, from the coding sequence ATGAAAAAAGTAATAATAGAACCGGGATGCATTAGTTGTGGGAGTTGTGAATTTATCTGCCCTGCGGTGTTTGAAGTTACCGATAAATCATACATTAAAGAGGCTATCGACACTGATACTTGGTCTGAGAAAATAAAAGAAGCTGCAAGAAAATGCCCTGTACAGGTAATAAAGTATGAAAAATAA
- a CDS encoding AMP-binding protein — MKNNQKPVAQTLVHTLLNGAVKLFADRIFLLYKDQTYSYQQFFNMVMHCAEKMLTAGVKIDDRVLLVAENTPLFYVGYFASWQIGAVAVPVNNFLKLAEIQHIITDCQPVFLICDDHRVELLQNETVKTVFKGIFTQQLMSSDPWQKEPTNPPFDQLGPDKLAVLVYTSGTTGVPKGVMLSSRNILTNINQCVTRLEIGSEERVLCVLPLFHVFTQITCVWLAIKQGVSVVIVPKIERSHIIDGLAKKPTIVLGVPALFGLFCLFRNLDFSHVRLFVAGGDAMPDKIRSLFALLYGRKIINGYGLSEASPVVAVHLDDVMTYTNTIGKPLDGISYQIRPLTDLSQSPYTNPYQIGQLFIRGDNVMLGYYHDQKATEHALPNGWLDTGDCAYFDNDENIVITGREKDLIISKGFNIYPQEVENIIALSQAVIRVAVVGKDDQMHGQVPIAFVQLRQEQKGIEKELSKLCAHHLASYKIPRLFKCSTEALPTTATGKVDKKQLKKQLQEN, encoded by the coding sequence ATGAAAAATAATCAAAAACCGGTTGCACAAACTCTTGTGCATACACTTTTGAATGGTGCGGTAAAGCTTTTTGCCGATCGCATTTTTTTGTTGTACAAAGACCAGACGTACTCCTATCAACAGTTTTTTAATATGGTCATGCATTGTGCTGAAAAAATGCTTACCGCTGGCGTTAAAATAGATGATAGAGTACTGCTTGTTGCCGAAAACACCCCCCTTTTTTATGTTGGCTATTTTGCCAGTTGGCAGATCGGGGCAGTGGCAGTTCCTGTAAATAATTTCTTAAAACTGGCAGAAATTCAGCATATCATTACAGACTGTCAGCCTGTTTTTTTAATTTGTGATGATCACAGGGTTGAGTTGTTGCAAAATGAAACAGTCAAAACAGTGTTTAAAGGTATTTTTACACAGCAATTAATGTCTTCTGATCCGTGGCAAAAAGAGCCGACCAATCCACCCTTCGACCAACTTGGTCCAGATAAACTGGCTGTACTTGTCTATACATCAGGCACAACTGGAGTGCCAAAAGGCGTGATGCTGAGTTCCCGAAATATCTTAACAAACATTAATCAGTGTGTTACTCGACTTGAAATAGGTTCTGAAGAACGGGTTTTATGTGTATTACCGCTTTTTCATGTATTTACGCAGATTACCTGCGTCTGGTTGGCAATAAAGCAGGGAGTATCAGTTGTTATTGTTCCAAAAATAGAACGTAGCCATATTATTGATGGCTTGGCCAAAAAACCGACCATTGTGCTCGGTGTTCCTGCATTATTCGGTCTGTTCTGTTTATTCAGGAATCTTGATTTTTCACACGTTCGACTGTTTGTCGCGGGTGGTGATGCGATGCCTGATAAAATCAGATCTTTGTTTGCGCTTTTATACGGACGCAAGATTATTAATGGTTATGGATTAAGCGAGGCATCGCCTGTTGTTGCAGTGCATCTGGATGATGTCATGACCTACACAAACACGATTGGAAAACCACTTGATGGCATCTCTTACCAGATCCGGCCGTTGACCGATCTGTCGCAGAGTCCATACACGAACCCCTATCAGATAGGACAGCTTTTTATTCGGGGCGACAATGTCATGCTCGGCTATTATCATGATCAAAAAGCAACTGAACATGCATTGCCAAATGGTTGGCTTGACACGGGTGACTGTGCATATTTTGATAACGATGAAAATATTGTTATCACTGGCCGTGAAAAGGATCTGATCATCAGCAAAGGGTTCAATATCTACCCGCAGGAAGTTGAAAATATCATTGCGCTTTCGCAGGCTGTCATTCGAGTTGCAGTAGTGGGCAAAGATGACCAGATGCATGGGCAAGTTCCTATCGCATTTGTTCAGTTGCGACAAGAACAAAAAGGAATTGAGAAAGAACTTTCAAAACTATGTGCTCACCATCTTGCCAGCTATAAAATTCCCCGTCTTTTTAAATGCAGCACCGAAGCTTTACCAACAACAGCAACTGGCAAAGTTGATAAAAAACAGTTAAAAAAACAGCTTCAAGAAAACTGA
- the lon gene encoding endopeptidase La, whose translation MKNLVNEAMPKVVPDILPIIPTMDVVVFPHIIVPLLVLDERIIQGINQSVEESKLVLLLAARDTAQQHGSIGTEDLYRVGTVGSIMRIIKVPDGGIKVLVQGLYRATVEIMHSDEQVLYGQVTAFPFEQEEDNNVPHIVNNIKALAEQMSAANGGTFSPDFHVILSKMQDTEKIADFILSHLTLKVTQAQILLESRTQHDFLEKLYTLLSKEAEISEIQEKIRNEARNSINQSQKEFYLREQLKAIKQELGEDDIEEIETMRQKLSVLPVSEEIRHEINRQINRLERTAPDSLEATVTRNHLEWIFALPWGVETEDNLDIAHAKAILDQEHYGLGDIKERILDFISVRNLKKNGFGPILCLVGPPGTGKTSLGQSIAASLGRKYARISLGGVKDEAEIRGHRRTYVGAMPGRFIQAMRKAGSCNPVLVIDELDKIGSDFRGDPSAAMLEVLDPHQNKTFYDNYLGIPFDLSKAMFIATANTIDTISEPLRDRLEIIELSGYTLEEKVSIGKKYLIKKSIHDAGLDQKPVDLSETVLTDLVMNYTRESGVRQLERLIRKLCSKVARQLVEHDTLIQVDANNIENLLGPRRFLEDIHLKNDQIGISNGLAWTAFGGEIIKIEAVLMPGKGKLTLTGQLGDVMKESAQAALSYARAHAKEFGINDCLFTKHDLHIHVPAGAVPKDGPSAGITMLTAILSALTLRPISAQYVMTGELNLRGEVMPIGGVKEKILAAVRNKVPYVILPDRNKHDLVGIENITNGIGVVLVNHANEVLNKVLLPKLEQSGRVKMK comes from the coding sequence ATGAAAAATCTCGTGAATGAGGCAATGCCCAAAGTAGTGCCTGACATTTTACCAATTATACCTACGATGGATGTTGTTGTGTTTCCTCATATTATAGTACCTCTTTTGGTTTTAGACGAACGCATTATTCAGGGAATTAATCAATCCGTTGAGGAATCAAAGTTAGTTTTATTACTTGCCGCAAGAGATACTGCGCAACAACATGGCTCAATTGGTACAGAGGACCTATATCGGGTCGGTACTGTCGGATCAATTATGCGAATCATCAAAGTTCCAGATGGTGGCATTAAAGTTTTGGTTCAAGGTTTATATCGTGCAACCGTTGAAATAATGCATAGCGATGAACAGGTTTTGTATGGACAGGTAACAGCTTTTCCATTCGAACAGGAAGAAGATAATAACGTACCGCATATTGTTAATAATATAAAAGCACTTGCAGAACAGATGTCAGCTGCAAACGGTGGCACTTTTTCTCCAGATTTTCATGTGATACTTTCAAAAATGCAGGACACAGAAAAAATAGCTGATTTTATTCTTTCACATTTAACATTAAAAGTAACACAGGCACAGATTTTATTAGAAAGTAGAACGCAGCATGACTTTTTGGAAAAGTTATACACACTGCTCAGCAAGGAGGCGGAGATCTCAGAGATTCAGGAAAAGATACGCAACGAAGCTCGCAACTCAATCAATCAGTCACAAAAAGAGTTTTACTTGCGCGAACAGCTGAAAGCAATCAAGCAGGAGCTAGGCGAAGATGACATTGAAGAGATTGAAACAATGCGACAAAAACTTTCTGTTCTTCCTGTATCTGAAGAAATTCGGCACGAAATCAATCGTCAAATCAACAGACTTGAACGCACCGCGCCTGATTCTTTGGAGGCAACTGTTACCAGAAATCATCTGGAATGGATCTTTGCATTGCCATGGGGCGTTGAAACGGAAGATAATCTGGATATTGCTCATGCAAAAGCGATCCTTGACCAAGAGCATTATGGCTTGGGTGATATTAAAGAAAGAATTTTGGATTTTATCTCTGTGCGCAACTTGAAAAAAAATGGCTTTGGTCCTATCTTGTGTCTGGTTGGTCCTCCGGGAACAGGCAAGACTTCGCTTGGCCAATCGATTGCAGCAAGCTTGGGTAGAAAATATGCACGGATCTCATTGGGTGGCGTCAAAGATGAAGCGGAAATTCGTGGCCATCGACGTACGTATGTTGGTGCAATGCCAGGACGATTTATTCAGGCGATGCGAAAAGCGGGCTCGTGTAATCCGGTACTGGTCATTGATGAGCTTGATAAAATCGGATCAGATTTTCGTGGAGATCCATCTGCTGCCATGCTTGAAGTGCTTGATCCACATCAAAATAAGACATTTTATGATAACTATCTGGGTATTCCTTTTGACCTTTCAAAAGCGATGTTCATCGCAACTGCAAATACGATCGACACTATTTCAGAACCATTGCGTGATCGACTTGAAATTATCGAGTTAAGTGGATATACCCTTGAAGAAAAGGTGAGCATTGGTAAAAAATATCTGATTAAAAAATCGATTCATGACGCAGGCCTTGATCAAAAACCGGTCGATCTTTCTGAGACAGTGCTAACCGACCTTGTGATGAACTACACGCGCGAATCTGGTGTTCGCCAACTTGAACGGCTCATTCGAAAGCTCTGTTCAAAAGTCGCACGTCAGCTGGTCGAACATGATACATTGATTCAGGTTGATGCTAACAATATTGAAAATCTGCTTGGACCACGTCGATTTCTTGAAGACATTCATCTGAAAAATGATCAGATCGGTATCTCAAATGGCCTTGCATGGACAGCATTTGGTGGTGAGATTATAAAAATTGAGGCAGTGCTCATGCCCGGAAAAGGAAAACTAACGTTGACCGGACAACTTGGTGACGTGATGAAGGAGTCAGCACAAGCGGCACTCAGTTACGCTCGTGCACATGCAAAAGAGTTTGGAATCAACGACTGCTTGTTTACAAAACATGATCTACATATTCACGTTCCGGCAGGTGCAGTGCCCAAAGATGGCCCTTCTGCAGGCATTACCATGCTCACTGCAATTCTATCTGCATTGACTTTACGGCCAATTAGTGCACAATATGTAATGACTGGAGAACTAAACCTGCGTGGTGAAGTGATGCCGATCGGCGGTGTCAAAGAAAAGATCTTGGCAGCCGTCAGAAACAAAGTTCCGTATGTTATTTTACCCGATCGAAATAAGCATGATCTTGTTGGTATTGAAAATATAACAAATGGAATTGGCGTTGTTCTGGTAAATCACGCAAATGAGGTACTTAACAAAGTTCTGTTACCAAAACTTGAGCAGTCAGGCAGAGTAAAAATGAAGTAA
- a CDS encoding ABC transporter ATP-binding protein — MNKKKEDLLSILSLENISKSFSTGIQRKDILRTVSFDFWQDHTYALMGKSGSGKSTLLQILCGLLKPDFGSVKLDGQEINQYVQGTFERFLNEKIGLIFQQPYFIPELNVLENIMVPLFVKTGDKAQATEKAVDLLELVELSDYNNTPIKALSGGQQQRAGIARALCNQPLFLLADEPTSGLDQAAAAHVTEILKKAHTEYNVGIILSTHMHDIASQMDYQIELYQGIVRFK; from the coding sequence ATGAATAAAAAAAAGGAGGATCTATTGAGTATTTTAAGTCTTGAAAATATTTCCAAAAGCTTTTCGACCGGTATTCAACGGAAGGACATTTTACGCACTGTCTCGTTTGATTTTTGGCAGGATCATACGTATGCATTAATGGGAAAATCAGGATCGGGAAAGTCGACTCTGCTTCAGATATTGTGTGGGCTTTTAAAACCGGACTTTGGATCGGTCAAACTTGACGGCCAGGAGATTAATCAGTATGTGCAGGGTACGTTTGAAAGGTTTTTAAATGAAAAGATCGGCCTTATTTTTCAACAGCCTTATTTTATTCCAGAGCTCAATGTACTTGAAAATATTATGGTACCTCTGTTTGTAAAAACTGGTGACAAAGCACAAGCAACTGAAAAAGCTGTAGACTTACTTGAGCTTGTTGAGCTTTCTGACTATAACAATACACCCATCAAAGCATTGTCAGGTGGACAGCAACAAAGGGCAGGTATTGCTCGCGCACTTTGTAACCAACCATTATTTTTACTTGCAGATGAGCCAACCAGTGGACTTGACCAGGCTGCGGCAGCACACGTAACAGAAATTTTAAAAAAAGCACATACAGAGTATAATGTTGGCATCATTTTATCTACACATATGCATGATATTGCATCGCAAATGGATTATCAGATCGAGCTTTATCAGGGAATAGTACGTTTCAAATAA
- the murJ gene encoding murein biosynthesis integral membrane protein MurJ has protein sequence MFNRKTILKKTFQVGFLTQLSRFLGVIREVLMVQYLGVGVLSDAFITAFKVPNSLRKIFAEGALSAALIPSIVQVSKQKKQTDFATQFITAAFLFFEGTCFLLALLFMIRSENIIDLIAVGFLPEQKAVASRLLFILMPFILCISISSLFAGALQAQGHFLIPAAGPLVLNIFFLAALTLCLFKQLAVSYLCVFIVVAGMVQAFIHSYAYYFYQGGFSWPDKAVISPLKHMIKKFLLCLPSISFSEINLFIDTTFASLLSSGSISLLYYANRFMGIPLGVLVGSLTTVLLPQLSHIALSSPKRLSLYIFESIKLILWVTIPVTIVMIITAHQLFYSTFFSKNFSLEQVEIAGTVLQVFCVGLPFLSLNRLFLNVFYALHRTFVPAIISLISVVVNIVCNYLLLYNLKIIGLALATSISAVLQMILFMIALHYYGYTLYLSKLAGLLFKYMICLLAIGIPIKSIHYTVLFWLPSGVVDMYVGTRFGYWFLAGPLSILFCVLIFLSRKKAGFRSFFID, from the coding sequence ATGTTTAATAGAAAAACAATATTAAAAAAAACATTTCAAGTCGGTTTTTTAACGCAATTAAGTAGGTTTTTAGGAGTCATACGCGAGGTTTTAATGGTGCAATACCTCGGTGTTGGGGTTCTTTCTGATGCATTTATTACGGCATTTAAAGTTCCCAACTCTTTACGAAAAATTTTTGCAGAGGGAGCTCTTTCTGCCGCGCTTATCCCATCGATTGTTCAAGTATCAAAGCAAAAAAAACAGACTGATTTTGCGACACAGTTTATCACCGCGGCATTTCTGTTTTTTGAAGGCACCTGCTTTCTACTCGCTTTATTGTTTATGATACGCTCAGAAAATATCATAGATCTTATTGCCGTAGGTTTTTTACCAGAACAGAAAGCGGTCGCAAGCAGACTCCTTTTTATTTTAATGCCATTTATTTTATGTATTTCAATATCCTCTTTATTTGCAGGGGCATTGCAAGCACAAGGCCATTTTTTAATCCCAGCAGCAGGACCACTCGTTTTAAACATATTTTTTTTAGCAGCATTGACCTTATGTCTATTCAAACAGCTGGCCGTTTCATACTTATGTGTGTTCATAGTTGTTGCTGGAATGGTGCAGGCATTTATTCATTCCTATGCATACTATTTTTATCAGGGTGGTTTTTCATGGCCTGACAAAGCCGTTATTTCACCATTAAAACATATGATTAAAAAATTTCTGCTCTGTTTGCCAAGTATCTCATTTTCTGAAATAAACCTTTTTATTGATACCACCTTTGCATCATTATTGTCCTCAGGTTCTATTTCATTGTTATATTATGCAAATCGATTTATGGGTATTCCGTTAGGTGTCTTGGTTGGATCATTGACCACCGTGCTTTTGCCACAACTTTCACATATTGCACTCAGCTCTCCAAAACGGTTGTCTTTGTACATTTTTGAATCAATAAAGCTCATCTTATGGGTTACCATTCCCGTTACTATTGTGATGATCATTACAGCTCATCAGCTTTTTTATTCAACCTTTTTTTCAAAGAATTTTTCACTCGAACAGGTTGAAATAGCGGGAACGGTCCTTCAAGTATTCTGTGTGGGCCTTCCATTTTTGTCCTTAAATCGGCTTTTTTTGAATGTTTTCTATGCATTGCACAGAACATTTGTACCTGCAATAATTTCATTGATTTCAGTTGTTGTAAATATTGTATGTAACTATCTTTTACTGTATAACCTAAAGATTATAGGTTTGGCCCTTGCCACCTCAATTTCAGCTGTACTGCAGATGATTTTATTTATGATAGCATTGCATTATTATGGATACACGCTTTATCTGTCCAAACTTGCTGGGCTTTTGTTTAAATATATGATATGCTTGCTGGCAATTGGGATTCCGATAAAAAGCATTCACTACACAGTGTTGTTCTGGTTACCAAGTGGTGTTGTAGATATGTATGTAGGAACGCGATTTGGGTATTGGTTTTTGGCTGGGCCATTATCGATACTATTTTGTGTTCTCATTTTTCTGTCCCGCAAAAAAGCAGGGTTTCGTAGTTTTTTTATAGATTAA